A DNA window from Fusobacterium sp. FSA-380-WT-3A contains the following coding sequences:
- a CDS encoding TaqI-like C-terminal specificity domain-containing protein, with protein sequence MGIVNYKIYTPYKYANEITREGFREYFQREYSKEKINNLKIADLSCGTGNLLCVALEKLIRLSKKIFGTYVYKESWITAYDLDEIALQEYKENILKILKKYNLSGEIKTYLGDSLTTEINEKYNLVLGNPPYIGEKNNKELFSQIKKTNFGKKYYQSKMDYLYFFIEKGIDILEENGIISYIVTNYWLKADSGTILRNKLKEEGNYRYLNNFNTSVFKDVNGQHNVIFVWRKNLKKAKCFIKNSNLDEEELENNKDNTDLIQEKFEIFNEELYDEKGNIILLNPKNKKIIKNILEKSNYRLKDLVNINQGIISGYDGAFITEMYSDEYKDILKPLYKNKDINKYSHKKENKFWIFYVNTDTEVDNNFLDYLSIYQKRLKERREVKSGKINWWELQWGREEKIFKGEKIVVRQRCKTNIFAYSNEDFYGSADIYYLSVIDKNINIFYLLGYLNSKIFYKWYRINGKSKGYNLEFYTTPLKEVPIYYPDNIQEIKFIEDLVKQQIRNYSEEIQEKIEKYFFDSYGI encoded by the coding sequence ATGGGAATAGTTAATTATAAAATTTATACTCCATATAAATATGCAAATGAAATAACAAGAGAGGGATTTAGAGAATATTTTCAAAGAGAATATTCAAAAGAAAAGATAAATAATTTAAAAATTGCTGACCTTTCTTGTGGAACTGGAAATCTTCTTTGTGTTGCTCTTGAAAAATTAATAAGACTTTCGAAAAAAATTTTTGGAACATATGTATATAAAGAAAGTTGGATAACTGCATACGATTTAGATGAAATAGCTTTACAAGAATATAAAGAAAATATTTTAAAAATTTTGAAAAAATATAATTTATCTGGGGAAATAAAAACTTATTTAGGAGATAGTCTTACTACAGAGATAAATGAGAAATATAATTTAGTATTAGGAAATCCTCCTTATATAGGAGAAAAAAATAATAAAGAATTATTTTCTCAAATAAAAAAAACAAATTTTGGAAAAAAATATTATCAAAGTAAAATGGATTATTTATATTTTTTCATTGAAAAAGGTATTGATATATTAGAAGAAAATGGAATAATTTCATATATAGTTACAAATTATTGGTTAAAAGCTGATAGTGGAACTATACTTAGAAATAAATTAAAAGAAGAGGGAAACTATAGATATTTAAATAATTTTAACACTTCTGTATTTAAAGATGTAAATGGACAACATAATGTTATATTTGTTTGGAGAAAAAATTTAAAAAAAGCCAAATGTTTTATAAAAAATTCTAATCTTGATGAAGAGGAATTAGAAAATAATAAAGATAATACAGATTTAATCCAAGAAAAATTTGAGATTTTTAATGAAGAGTTATATGATGAAAAAGGAAATATAATTTTATTAAATCCTAAAAATAAAAAAATAATAAAAAATATCTTAGAAAAATCAAATTATAGATTAAAAGATTTGGTTAATATTAATCAAGGGATAATTTCTGGGTATGATGGAGCCTTTATAACAGAGATGTATTCTGATGAATACAAAGATATTTTAAAACCTTTGTATAAAAATAAAGATATAAATAAATATTCTCATAAAAAAGAAAATAAATTTTGGATATTTTATGTAAATACAGATACAGAAGTTGATAATAACTTTTTAGATTATTTGAGTATTTATCAAAAAAGATTAAAAGAAAGAAGAGAAGTTAAAAGTGGAAAGATAAATTGGTGGGAACTTCAATGGGGTAGAGAAGAAAAAATATTTAAAGGAGAAAAAATAGTTGTAAGACAAAGATGTAAAACAAATATTTTTGCTTATAGTAATGAAGACTTTTATGGGAGTGCTGACATTTATTACCTTTCTGTGATTGATAAAAATATAAATATTTTTTATTTGTTAGGATATCTAAATTCTAAAATATTTTATAAATGGTATAGAATAAATGGAAAATCTAAAGGTTATAATTTGGAGTTTTATACAACTCCACTAAAAGAAGTTCCTATATATTATCCTGATAATATTCAAGAAATAAAATTTATAGAAGATTTAGTAAAACAACAAATAAGAAATTATTCTGAAGAGATTCAGGAAAAAATAGAAAAATATTTTTTTGATAGTTATGGAATTTAA
- the murJ gene encoding murein biosynthesis integral membrane protein MurJ gives MFKSGILVMVVTLISRVLGLARSMVVAYYFGATAATDAFFSAFKISNFFRQLLGEGALGTSFIPLYNEKIKEEGEEEGRKFIFSILNIIFIFSVIISLLMIVFSEEIIALIVNGFSPETRHIAAELLEIMSPYFILIAIAGMLGAILNNFKIFVVPASTAIFFNIAILGSAMYFGKTYGIKAMAYGVLVGGILQLLVQIPQFLRKTKGYSLKIYWKDKYLKRLFYMMLPMLVGIVARQFNTIVDQFFASYLEAGGISALENATRLYTLPIGVFGISVSTVVYPTLSKKIVDKDFKGVEDNLLKGLNILLFLIVPCMAVFCFYSKEIVKFLFGYGNFNERAIVITGEALFFYSVGLYFYNAIHVLTRAFYGMKNSKDPVKFSIMAIIINIVLNMMLIKPMAYKGLALATSIAAIVNFTLLLYTFRKKYINFNLNRLWIFGIKTIVASMIGIISSFYINNIILKLVVFSIVYLILWAYPIYKKRLEVF, from the coding sequence ATGTTTAAGAGTGGAATATTGGTGATGGTGGTCACATTAATAAGTAGAGTATTAGGATTAGCAAGAAGTATGGTTGTGGCTTATTATTTTGGAGCTACAGCAGCAACTGATGCTTTTTTTAGTGCTTTTAAAATAAGTAACTTTTTTAGACAACTATTAGGAGAAGGAGCTTTAGGAACTTCTTTTATTCCTTTATATAATGAAAAAATAAAAGAAGAGGGAGAGGAAGAGGGAAGAAAATTTATATTTTCAATTTTAAATATAATTTTTATTTTTTCTGTTATAATTTCTCTTTTGATGATAGTATTTTCTGAGGAGATAATAGCTTTAATAGTTAATGGTTTTTCTCCAGAAACTAGACATATAGCAGCAGAGCTTTTAGAGATAATGTCACCATATTTTATTTTAATAGCAATAGCTGGAATGTTAGGAGCCATACTTAATAATTTTAAAATTTTTGTAGTACCAGCTTCTACAGCTATATTTTTTAATATAGCAATATTAGGCTCAGCTATGTATTTTGGAAAAACTTATGGAATAAAAGCTATGGCTTATGGAGTTTTAGTAGGAGGAATATTACAACTATTAGTACAGATACCACAATTTTTAAGAAAAACAAAAGGGTATAGTTTAAAAATTTATTGGAAAGATAAGTATTTAAAAAGATTATTTTACATGATGCTTCCAATGTTAGTTGGAATAGTAGCAAGACAATTTAATACTATAGTAGACCAATTTTTTGCTTCGTATTTGGAAGCTGGGGGAATATCAGCCCTTGAAAATGCTACAAGACTTTATACTTTACCAATAGGTGTTTTTGGGATATCTGTATCAACAGTTGTTTATCCTACTTTATCTAAAAAAATAGTTGATAAAGATTTTAAAGGTGTGGAAGATAATCTATTAAAAGGATTAAATATTTTATTATTTTTAATAGTTCCATGTATGGCTGTATTTTGTTTTTATTCTAAAGAGATAGTAAAATTCTTATTTGGATATGGAAACTTTAATGAAAGAGCCATAGTGATAACAGGTGAAGCTTTATTTTTCTATTCAGTAGGACTTTATTTTTATAATGCAATCCATGTACTTACTAGAGCTTTTTATGGAATGAAAAATAGTAAAGACCCTGTTAAATTTTCAATAATGGCAATAATTATAAATATAGTTTTAAATATGATGTTAATTAAACCGATGGCTTATAAAGGATTAGCTTTAGCTACTTCAATAGCTGCTATAGTTAATTTTACTTTACTTTTATATACTTTTAGAAAGAAATATATTAATTTTAATTTAAATAGACTTTGGATATTTGGAATAAAAACTATTGTAGCTTCAATGATAGGAATTATAAGTAGTTTTTATATAAATAATATAATTTTAAAATTAGTTGTATTTTCTATTGTATATTTAATATTATGGGCTTATCCAATTTATAAAAAAAGATTAGAGGTATTTTAA
- a CDS encoding ScpA family protein: protein MMLKTGENFQIENKKEIESNKDIVLKLDNFEGPLELLLYLIEKKKMKISEIRITQIIDEYLSILEESKRDNLDIKVEFVLIATELLEIKAYSILSFEKEKESEKELKRRLEEYKIFKEVTKDVAKLENEFNISYSKKEGRKITKVDSKEYNLDTLTLDDVYESYKKYLSKQNTEIMQIKYERTYILEDEIEKLKIFVYDGIKTLGEIFQRAENKMHLVYIFLAILDTYKEGSIDILRINEEIYIKRID from the coding sequence ATGATGTTGAAAACTGGAGAAAATTTTCAAATAGAAAATAAAAAAGAAATAGAATCAAATAAGGACATAGTTTTAAAGCTTGATAATTTTGAAGGCCCTCTTGAACTTTTACTATATCTAATTGAGAAGAAAAAAATGAAAATTTCTGAAATTAGGATAACTCAAATTATAGATGAGTATTTATCTATATTAGAGGAAAGTAAAAGAGATAATTTAGATATAAAAGTTGAATTTGTACTAATAGCAACTGAACTTTTAGAAATAAAAGCTTATTCTATATTAAGTTTTGAAAAAGAAAAAGAATCTGAAAAAGAATTAAAAAGAAGACTAGAGGAATATAAGATTTTTAAAGAAGTAACAAAAGATGTAGCTAAATTAGAAAATGAATTTAATATTAGCTATTCTAAAAAAGAGGGAAGAAAAATTACAAAGGTAGATTCTAAAGAATATAATTTAGATACTTTGACTTTAGATGATGTTTATGAAAGTTATAAAAAATATTTATCAAAACAAAATACAGAAATAATGCAAATAAAATATGAAAGAACCTATATTTTAGAAGATGAAATAGAAAAATTAAAAATTTTTGTTTATGATGGAATAAAAACATTGGGGGAAATATTTCAAAGAGCTGAAAATAAAATGCATCTTGTATATATTTTTTTGGCAATATTAGATACTTATAAAGAGGGAAGTATTGATATATTAAGAATAAATGAGGAAATATATATAAAAAGGATAGACTAA
- a CDS encoding bifunctional riboflavin kinase/FAD synthetase, whose amino-acid sequence MKIIIDIQNTNERLKNSYVALGTFDGIHRGHRVLINGAIEKARKNNGISVVYTFLNHPLEIVAPERVPKIINTIDEKLKLLEEMGVDYVVLQTFDKEYAKTTKEEFINKFLIEYLGAKEIFVGFNYTFAERGSGNVEYLREILPTKGIKLNEIPAIDYKGKVLSSTLIRKLILDGKIEEANIYLGRPFFISGVVEHGKKLGRVLGFPTANLKIVNKVYPPFGIFGGTVLIEGEEKKYNAVINIGRNPTLKPGELSVEVHILDFDREIYGKKIDVSLEKHLREEKKFNSMEELRQGIKNDVENWRKFSNRK is encoded by the coding sequence ATGAAAATCATAATTGATATACAAAATACTAATGAAAGGTTAAAAAACAGCTATGTTGCTTTAGGAACTTTCGATGGAATTCATAGGGGACATAGAGTTCTGATAAATGGAGCAATAGAGAAAGCTAGAAAGAATAATGGAATATCTGTAGTTTACACTTTTTTAAATCATCCATTAGAAATTGTAGCTCCAGAAAGAGTTCCTAAAATAATAAATACTATAGATGAAAAATTGAAATTATTAGAAGAAATGGGTGTAGATTATGTTGTTCTCCAAACTTTTGATAAAGAATATGCTAAAACAACAAAAGAAGAATTTATAAATAAATTTTTAATAGAATATTTAGGAGCCAAGGAGATATTTGTAGGATTTAATTATACTTTTGCAGAAAGAGGGAGTGGAAATGTAGAGTATTTAAGAGAAATTTTACCTACAAAGGGAATTAAATTAAATGAAATTCCAGCTATAGATTATAAAGGAAAAGTTTTGAGTTCTACATTAATTAGAAAATTAATATTAGATGGAAAAATAGAAGAAGCAAATATATATCTAGGAAGACCATTTTTCATTTCTGGAGTTGTGGAACATGGAAAAAAATTAGGAAGAGTTCTAGGTTTTCCAACAGCAAATTTAAAAATAGTAAATAAAGTATATCCACCTTTTGGAATATTTGGAGGAACTGTTTTAATAGAAGGAGAGGAAAAAAAATATAATGCAGTTATAAATATTGGAAGAAATCCAACTTTAAAACCTGGTGAATTAAGTGTAGAAGTTCATATATTGGATTTTGATAGAGAAATATATGGGAAAAAAATAGATGTTAGTTTAGAAAAACATTTAAGAGAAGAAAAAAAATTTAACTCTATGGAAGAATTGAGACAAGGAATAAAAAATGATGTTGAAAACTGGAGAAAATTTTCAAATAGAAAATAA
- the whiA gene encoding DNA-binding protein WhiA, whose translation MSYTSQVKTEIIKKSIYTTKEKIAELRGILDVKNAIHPNKIEFKLESIELANRVYGLLKEVTQLKLSVKYSISMNFGEHRVYIITIEKQNGYSDFIKMLEGFRGEKIEEDEERVAGFVRGLFLSTGYVKPPEKEYAMDFFIDDEEMAEELYRILLNLGKKVSKTKKRNKNLVYLRNCEDIMDVLVMIGSIKEFYKYEEITMMKDLKNKTIREMNWEVANETKALNTGLKQIKMINYIGKVMGINKLSSVLEEVAFLRLQNPESSLQELADMIGISKSGIRNRFRRIEEIYNELLEENKGRDFDENHN comes from the coding sequence ATGTCTTATACTTCTCAAGTAAAAACAGAAATAATAAAGAAATCAATATACACAACCAAAGAAAAAATAGCAGAATTACGAGGAATATTAGATGTAAAAAATGCTATTCATCCTAATAAAATAGAATTTAAGTTAGAAAGTATAGAGTTAGCAAATAGAGTATATGGACTTTTAAAAGAAGTAACACAATTAAAATTAAGTGTAAAATATTCTATAAGTATGAATTTTGGCGAACATAGAGTTTATATAATCACTATTGAAAAACAAAATGGATATAGTGATTTTATAAAAATGTTAGAAGGATTTAGAGGAGAAAAAATAGAAGAAGATGAAGAAAGAGTAGCTGGTTTTGTAAGAGGATTATTTTTGTCAACTGGTTATGTTAAACCTCCAGAAAAAGAGTATGCTATGGACTTTTTTATAGATGATGAAGAGATGGCAGAAGAGCTATATAGAATATTATTAAATCTTGGAAAAAAAGTTTCAAAAACTAAAAAAAGAAATAAAAATTTAGTTTATTTAAGAAACTGTGAAGATATAATGGATGTATTAGTTATGATTGGGTCTATAAAAGAATTTTATAAATATGAAGAGATAACTATGATGAAAGATTTAAAAAATAAAACTATAAGAGAGATGAATTGGGAAGTAGCTAATGAAACTAAAGCCTTAAATACAGGACTTAAACAGATAAAAATGATAAATTATATAGGAAAAGTTATGGGAATAAATAAACTTTCATCTGTTTTGGAAGAAGTAGCTTTTTTAAGATTACAAAATCCTGAAAGTTCTTTACAGGAGCTTGCAGATATGATAGGAATATCAAAGTCAGGAATAAGAAATAGATTTAGAAGGATAGAAGAGATATATAATGAATTATTAGAGGAAAACAAGGGGAGAGATTTTGATGAAAATCATAATTGA